From the Spodoptera frugiperda isolate SF20-4 chromosome 16, AGI-APGP_CSIRO_Sfru_2.0, whole genome shotgun sequence genome, one window contains:
- the LOC118280654 gene encoding fibulin-5 isoform X2, which yields MLFLIVFHIIVSLSWTGVCGWNGSPGYKDAPTKKTDVGGSCPPGFQWNIVDQRCEDIDECALNQHFCSNGQQCLNLPGSFSCIPDVTTTTTQSPSEDNGSSEYNPEPAFDCDDGYKRHEGHCVDIDECRDGTHACDDYQDCVNTLGGHKCRCKHGFELDSSSGSCVDIDECRDGTHTCDDHTDCVNTLGGHECQCTLGFELDPASESCVDIDECRNGTYVCDDHTDCVNTLGGYECQCMDGFELDSSSGSCVDIDECRDGTHACGYRQDCVNTLGGHECRCKLGFDLDPASGLCVDIDECRNGTYVCDDHTDCVNTLGGYECQCMDGFELDSSSGSCVDIDECRDGTYVCGYRQDCVNTLGGHECRCKLGFELDPASGLCVDIDECRDGTHACDDHTDCVNTYGGHKCRCKHGFELDSSSGSCVDIDECRDGTHACDDHTDCVNTLGGHECRCKLGFELDPASGLCVDIDECETGEAPCAYSSDAGSVCKNTRGSYFCYHIDCPPGYKLDAKQRCVRKRSGCQLRRWQCSQQPDLYCHKFFTFVANASLPFGKVDFYTMPRPSELWIALFTKVNYELRVVSVQASPGVQPADLSCFKKRVLFNGCVVSLRCSLPGPQVVELELTRSIVGSTRLARSTVVRLFVIISQY from the exons atgttGTTCTTGATCGTGTTTCATATCATCGTGAGCTTATCTTGGACGGGAGTTTGCG GTTGGAATGGTAGCCCAGGGTACAAGGACGCCCCCACCAAGAAGACGGACGTGGGGGGCAGTTGTCCTCCCGGTTTCCAGTGGAACATTGTCGATCAAAGATGTGAAG ATATTGACGAGTGTGCTTTAAACCAACACTTCTGCAGTAATGGCCAACAATGCCTGAACCTGCCAGGGTCATTCAGCTGCATCCCAGACGTTACCACGACCACCACTCAGTCACCCTCCGAGGATAATGGATCTAG CGAATATAATCCAGAACCAGCCTTTGACTGTGATGACGGATATAAAAGGCATGAAGGACATTGTGTtg ATATAGACGAGTGTCGCGATGGTACCCACGCTTGTGATGATTACCAGGACTGCGTCAATACACTCGGTGGACATAAATGTCGGTGTAAGCATGGCTTCGAACTCGACTCCTCGTCTGGATCTTGTGTAG ATATCGACGAGTGTCGCGATGGTACCCACACTTGTGATGATCACACGGACTGCGTCAATACACTCGGTGGACATGAATGTCAGTGTACGCTTGGCTTCGAACTGGACCCCGCATCTGAGTCTTGTGTAG ATATCGACGAGTGTCGCAATGGTACCTACGTTTGTGATGATCACACGGACTGCGTCAATACACTCGGTGGATATGAATGTCAGTGTATGGATGGTTTCGAACTCGACTCCTCGTCTGGATCTTGTGTAG ATATAGACGAGTGTCGTGATGGTACCCACGCTTGTGGTTATCGCCAGGACTGCGTCAATACACTCGGTGGACATGAATGTCGGTGTAAGCTTGGCTTCGATCTGGACCCCGCATCAGGGTTGTGTGTAG ATATCGACGAGTGTCGCAATGGTACCTACGTTTGTGATGATCACACGGACTGCGTCAATACACTCGGTGGATATGAATGTCAGTGTATGGATGGTTTCGAACTCGACTCCTCGTCTGGATCTTGTGTAG ATATAGACGAGTGTCGCGATGGTACCTACGTTTGTGGTTATCGCCAGGACTGCGTCAATACACTCGGTGGACATGAATGTCGGTGTAAGCTTGGCTTCGAACTGGACCCCGCATCAGGGTTGTGTGTAG aTATCGACGAGTGTCGCGATGGTACCCACGCTTGTGATGATCACACGGACTGCGTCAACACATACGGTGGACATAAATGTCGGTGTAAGCATGGCTTCGAACTCGACTCCTCGTCTGGATCTTGTGTAG ATATCGACGAGTGTCGCGATGGTACCCACGCTTGTGATGATCACACGGACTGCGTCAATACACTCGGTGGACATGAATGTCGGTGTAAGCTTGGCTTCGAACTGGACCCCGCATCAGGGTTGTGTGTAG ATATAGACGAATGTGAAACGGGCGAGGCTCCGTGTGCATACAGCAGTGATGCTGGCTCTGTGTGTAAGAACACACGCGGTAGCTACTTCTGTTACCACATCGATTGCCCACCGGGCTACAAGCTGGATGCCAAGCA GCGTTGTGTCAGGAAACGGAGCGGCTGTCAACTTAGACGCTGGCAATGTTCACAGCAACCTGACTTATACTGCCACAAGTTCTTCACTTTTGTCGCCAACGCTTCCTTACCTTTCGGAAAG GTGGACTTCTATACAATGCCGAGACCTTCCGAATTGTGGATCGCCCTGTTTACGAAGGTGAACTACGAGCTGCGCGTGGTATCGGTGCAGGCGTCTCCTGGTGTGCAACCAGCTGACCTAAGCTGCTTCAA GAAGCGTGTACTATTCAACGGCTGCGTGGTGTCCCTCAGGTGCTCCCTGCCCGGCCCTCAGGTGGTAGAACTCGAGCTAACAAGGTCTATCGTCGGAAGTACCAGGCTCGCGCGCAGCACAGTCGTGCGACTCTTCGTAATTATCTCGCAATATTAA
- the LOC118280654 gene encoding fibulin-5 isoform X1, whose protein sequence is MLFLIVFHIIVSLSWTGVCGWNGSPGYKDAPTKKTDVGGSCPPGFQWNIVDQRCEDIDECGDDTHTCDQFQNCINTLDGYECRCKPGFELDSSAESCVDIDECALNQHFCSNGQQCLNLPGSFSCIPDVTTTTTQSPSEDNGSSEYNPEPAFDCDDGYKRHEGHCVDIDECRDGTHACDDYQDCVNTLGGHKCRCKHGFELDSSSGSCVDIDECRDGTHTCDDHTDCVNTLGGHECQCTLGFELDPASESCVDIDECRNGTYVCDDHTDCVNTLGGYECQCMDGFELDSSSGSCVDIDECRDGTHACGYRQDCVNTLGGHECRCKLGFDLDPASGLCVDIDECRNGTYVCDDHTDCVNTLGGYECQCMDGFELDSSSGSCVDIDECRDGTYVCGYRQDCVNTLGGHECRCKLGFELDPASGLCVDIDECRDGTHACDDHTDCVNTYGGHKCRCKHGFELDSSSGSCVDIDECRDGTHACDDHTDCVNTLGGHECRCKLGFELDPASGLCVDIDECETGEAPCAYSSDAGSVCKNTRGSYFCYHIDCPPGYKLDAKQRCVRKRSGCQLRRWQCSQQPDLYCHKFFTFVANASLPFGKVDFYTMPRPSELWIALFTKVNYELRVVSVQASPGVQPADLSCFKKRVLFNGCVVSLRCSLPGPQVVELELTRSIVGSTRLARSTVVRLFVIISQY, encoded by the exons atgttGTTCTTGATCGTGTTTCATATCATCGTGAGCTTATCTTGGACGGGAGTTTGCG GTTGGAATGGTAGCCCAGGGTACAAGGACGCCCCCACCAAGAAGACGGACGTGGGGGGCAGTTGTCCTCCCGGTTTCCAGTGGAACATTGTCGATCAAAGATGTGAAG ATATCGACGAGTGTGGTGATGATACCCATACTTGTGATCAGTTCCAGAACTGTATCAATACACTCGATGGATATGAATGTCGGTGTAAGCCTGGCTTCGAACTCGACTCCTCGGCTGAGTCATGTGTAG ATATTGACGAGTGTGCTTTAAACCAACACTTCTGCAGTAATGGCCAACAATGCCTGAACCTGCCAGGGTCATTCAGCTGCATCCCAGACGTTACCACGACCACCACTCAGTCACCCTCCGAGGATAATGGATCTAG CGAATATAATCCAGAACCAGCCTTTGACTGTGATGACGGATATAAAAGGCATGAAGGACATTGTGTtg ATATAGACGAGTGTCGCGATGGTACCCACGCTTGTGATGATTACCAGGACTGCGTCAATACACTCGGTGGACATAAATGTCGGTGTAAGCATGGCTTCGAACTCGACTCCTCGTCTGGATCTTGTGTAG ATATCGACGAGTGTCGCGATGGTACCCACACTTGTGATGATCACACGGACTGCGTCAATACACTCGGTGGACATGAATGTCAGTGTACGCTTGGCTTCGAACTGGACCCCGCATCTGAGTCTTGTGTAG ATATCGACGAGTGTCGCAATGGTACCTACGTTTGTGATGATCACACGGACTGCGTCAATACACTCGGTGGATATGAATGTCAGTGTATGGATGGTTTCGAACTCGACTCCTCGTCTGGATCTTGTGTAG ATATAGACGAGTGTCGTGATGGTACCCACGCTTGTGGTTATCGCCAGGACTGCGTCAATACACTCGGTGGACATGAATGTCGGTGTAAGCTTGGCTTCGATCTGGACCCCGCATCAGGGTTGTGTGTAG ATATCGACGAGTGTCGCAATGGTACCTACGTTTGTGATGATCACACGGACTGCGTCAATACACTCGGTGGATATGAATGTCAGTGTATGGATGGTTTCGAACTCGACTCCTCGTCTGGATCTTGTGTAG ATATAGACGAGTGTCGCGATGGTACCTACGTTTGTGGTTATCGCCAGGACTGCGTCAATACACTCGGTGGACATGAATGTCGGTGTAAGCTTGGCTTCGAACTGGACCCCGCATCAGGGTTGTGTGTAG aTATCGACGAGTGTCGCGATGGTACCCACGCTTGTGATGATCACACGGACTGCGTCAACACATACGGTGGACATAAATGTCGGTGTAAGCATGGCTTCGAACTCGACTCCTCGTCTGGATCTTGTGTAG ATATCGACGAGTGTCGCGATGGTACCCACGCTTGTGATGATCACACGGACTGCGTCAATACACTCGGTGGACATGAATGTCGGTGTAAGCTTGGCTTCGAACTGGACCCCGCATCAGGGTTGTGTGTAG ATATAGACGAATGTGAAACGGGCGAGGCTCCGTGTGCATACAGCAGTGATGCTGGCTCTGTGTGTAAGAACACACGCGGTAGCTACTTCTGTTACCACATCGATTGCCCACCGGGCTACAAGCTGGATGCCAAGCA GCGTTGTGTCAGGAAACGGAGCGGCTGTCAACTTAGACGCTGGCAATGTTCACAGCAACCTGACTTATACTGCCACAAGTTCTTCACTTTTGTCGCCAACGCTTCCTTACCTTTCGGAAAG GTGGACTTCTATACAATGCCGAGACCTTCCGAATTGTGGATCGCCCTGTTTACGAAGGTGAACTACGAGCTGCGCGTGGTATCGGTGCAGGCGTCTCCTGGTGTGCAACCAGCTGACCTAAGCTGCTTCAA GAAGCGTGTACTATTCAACGGCTGCGTGGTGTCCCTCAGGTGCTCCCTGCCCGGCCCTCAGGTGGTAGAACTCGAGCTAACAAGGTCTATCGTCGGAAGTACCAGGCTCGCGCGCAGCACAGTCGTGCGACTCTTCGTAATTATCTCGCAATATTAA